The genomic segment ACACCCGATCAGGCTTTTGATGATCGTCAATCCTTTCATGGTGTCCTCGTTCATATCATTCCAGGGGGCGATCGCTACCTAGGACAACGACACCAGCCTGTGCCTTGATTATGCCATCGAATTGGCGAGCGATCGCTCTACCCAGGGACAGGTTCAGGCTTGCCATCTCGTAGTCGTTACGAGTATGATTTAGGAGAACGACTTCACCCGCATCCGCTATGCGCATTGTAGATCTCCCCCTTGACCAAATTCACCGTCCCCTTTACCGGCAGAACGATCCCGAGAAAGTTCAGGCGCTGATGGAGTCGATCCAACGCATGGGTCTCCAAGAACCCATTGATGTGCTAGAGGTTGAAGGAAACTATTACGGATTTTCCGGATGCCATCGCTATGAAGCTTGTCAGCGGCTAGGTCTAGCCACC from the Candidatus Obscuribacterales bacterium genome contains:
- a CDS encoding sulfiredoxin, with the protein product MRIVDLPLDQIHRPLYRQNDPEKVQALMESIQRMGLQEPIDVLEVEGNYYGFSGCHRYEACQRLGLATIRCRVRRAPTSVLRMHLA